The proteins below are encoded in one region of Sander vitreus isolate 19-12246 chromosome 24, sanVit1, whole genome shotgun sequence:
- the LOC144512739 gene encoding radixin-like isoform X1 has product MPKPINVRVTTMDAELEFAIQPNTTGKQLFDQVVKTVGLREVWFFGLQYVDSKGYSTWLKLNKKVTQQDVKKENPLQFKFRAKFFPEDVSEELIQEITQRLFFLQVKEAILNDENYCPPETAVLLASYSVQAKYGDYNKDVHKPGYLTHDRLLPQRVLEQHKLTKEQWEDRIQTWHEEHRGMLREDSMMEYLKIAQDLEMYGVNYFEIKNKKGTQLWLGVDALGLNIYEHEDKLTPKIGFPWSEIRNISFNDKKFVIKPIDKKAPDFVFYAPRLRINKRILALCMGNHELYMRRRKPDTIEVQQMKAQAREEKHHKQMERAQLENEKKKREYAEKEKERIEREKDELMQRLRQIEDQTMRAQKELEEQTRRALELEQERKRAREEAERLERERQMAEEAKAELAKQAADQQKTQEQLAAELAEFTAKIALLEEAKRKKDDEATEWQHKALSAQDDLEKTKEELKSAMTVVPAPLSGHAESEHDEQDENHAEASAELSNEGVSQLDLRSEEARVTEAQKNERVKKQLQQFYCKEETPAKKWQIRTLSSELADARDETKKTQNDVLHAENVKAGRDKYKTLRQIRQGNTKQRIDEFESM; this is encoded by the exons ATGCCGAAACCG ATCAATGTCCGTGTGACCACCATGGATGCGGAGCTGGAGTTTGCCATCCAACCTAATACCACAGGAAAACAGCTCTTTGACCAG gtGGTGAAGACAGTAGGACTGCGGGAGGTCTGGTTCTTTGGACTACAGTATGTGGACAGTAAAGGCTACAGCACTTGGCTCAAACTCAATAAGAAG GTGACCCAGCAGGATGTGAAGAAAGAGAACCCACTGCAGTTTAAGTTCAGAGCCAAGTTCTTCCCTGAGGATGTCTCAGAGGAACTAATCCAGGAGATCACTCAGAGACTGTTCTTCCTGCAG GTGAAAGAGGCCATCCTGAACGATGAGAACTACTGTCCCCCAGAGACGGCTGTGCTTCTGGCGTCATACTCTGTCCAGGCCAAGTATGGAGACTACAACAAAGATGTCCACAAGCCTGGGTATCTTACCCATGACAGGCTGCTTCCTCAGAG AGTCCTGGAGCAGCACAAGCTGACCAAGGAGCAGTGGGAGGACAGGATACAGACTTGGCACGAAGAACACCGAGGAATGCTCAG AGAGGACTCGATGATGGAATATCTTAAAATCGCCCAGGACTTGGAGATGTACGGAGTCAACTACTTTGAAATCAAAAACAAGAAGGGCACACAGCTGTGGCTGGGGGTGGATGCCCTTGGCCTCAACATCTACGAACACGAAGACAA GTTAACACCAAAGATTGGCTTCCCGTGGAGTGAGATTCGAAACATCTCTTTCAATGACAAGAAGTTTGTCATCAAACCTATCGACAAGAAAGCACCT GACTTTGTGTTTTATGCCCCGCGGCTGCGCATCAACAAGCGTATCCTGGCGTTGTGTATGGGTAACCACGAGttgtacatgaggaggagaaagCCCGACACCATCGAGGTGCAGCAGATGAAGGCTCAGGCCCGCGAGGAGAAGCACCACAAACAGATGGAGAG GGCTCAGCTGGAGAATGAGAAGAAGAAGCGAGAGtatgcagagaaagagaaggaaaggatAGAGCGGGAGAAAGACGAGCTCATGCAGAGGCTGAGACAGATTGAAGATCAGACGATGAGAGCTCAGAAAG AGCTTGAAGAACAGACTCGCCGGGCCCTGGAGCTggagcaggagagaaagagagctagGGAGGAGGCCGAgaggctggagagagagaggcaaatgGCTGAGGAGGCCAAGGCAGAACTGGCCAAACAGGCCGCAGACCAGCAGAAGACCCAGGAACAACTG GCTGCTGAACTGGCTGAATTTACAGCCAAGATCGCTCTCCTGGAAGAAGCCAAGAGGAAGAAAGATGATGAGGCAACAGAATGGCAGCACAAG GCTCTGTCAGCCCAGGATGACCTCGAGAAGACCAAGGAGGAGCTGAAGTCTGCAATGACTGTGGTGCCAGCGCCTCTGAGCGGCCATGCTGAGAGTGAGCATGATGAGCAGGATGAAAACCACGCGGAAGCCAGCGCCGAGCTCTCCAATGAAGGCGTCAGCCAGTTAGACCTCCGCAGTGAAGAGGCGCGCGTCACTGAAGCCCAGAAGAACGAGCGGGTCAAGAAACAGCTGCAG CAGTTTTATTGCAAAGAAGAAACACCAGCCAAGAAATGGCAAATAAGG ACATTAAGCTCAGAGTTGGCCGATGCCAGAGATGAAACCAAGAAGACACAGAATGATGTGCTACACGCGGAGAATGTGAAAGCAGGCCGAGACAAATACAAAACGCTGCGTCAGATTCGACAGGGCAACACAAAGCAGCGCATCGATGAGTTTGAGTCCATGTGA
- the LOC144512739 gene encoding radixin-like isoform X3, with protein sequence MPKPINVRVTTMDAELEFAIQPNTTGKQLFDQVVKTVGLREVWFFGLQYVDSKGYSTWLKLNKKVTQQDVKKENPLQFKFRAKFFPEDVSEELIQEITQRLFFLQVKEAILNDENYCPPETAVLLASYSVQAKYGDYNKDVHKPGYLTHDRLLPQRVLEQHKLTKEQWEDRIQTWHEEHRGMLREDSMMEYLKIAQDLEMYGVNYFEIKNKKGTQLWLGVDALGLNIYEHEDKLTPKIGFPWSEIRNISFNDKKFVIKPIDKKAPDFVFYAPRLRINKRILALCMGNHELYMRRRKPDTIEVQQMKAQAREEKHHKQMERAQLENEKKKREYAEKEKERIEREKDELMQRLRQIEDQTMRAQKELEEQTRRALELEQERKRAREEAERLERERQMAEEAKAELAKQAADQQKTQEQLAAELAEFTAKIALLEEAKRKKDDEATEWQHKALSAQDDLEKTKEELKSAMTVVPAPLSGHAESEHDEQDENHAEASAELSNEGVSQLDLRSEEARVTEAQKNERVKKQLQTLSSELADARDETKKTQNDVLHAENVKAGRDKYKTLRQIRQGNTKQRIDEFESM encoded by the exons ATGCCGAAACCG ATCAATGTCCGTGTGACCACCATGGATGCGGAGCTGGAGTTTGCCATCCAACCTAATACCACAGGAAAACAGCTCTTTGACCAG gtGGTGAAGACAGTAGGACTGCGGGAGGTCTGGTTCTTTGGACTACAGTATGTGGACAGTAAAGGCTACAGCACTTGGCTCAAACTCAATAAGAAG GTGACCCAGCAGGATGTGAAGAAAGAGAACCCACTGCAGTTTAAGTTCAGAGCCAAGTTCTTCCCTGAGGATGTCTCAGAGGAACTAATCCAGGAGATCACTCAGAGACTGTTCTTCCTGCAG GTGAAAGAGGCCATCCTGAACGATGAGAACTACTGTCCCCCAGAGACGGCTGTGCTTCTGGCGTCATACTCTGTCCAGGCCAAGTATGGAGACTACAACAAAGATGTCCACAAGCCTGGGTATCTTACCCATGACAGGCTGCTTCCTCAGAG AGTCCTGGAGCAGCACAAGCTGACCAAGGAGCAGTGGGAGGACAGGATACAGACTTGGCACGAAGAACACCGAGGAATGCTCAG AGAGGACTCGATGATGGAATATCTTAAAATCGCCCAGGACTTGGAGATGTACGGAGTCAACTACTTTGAAATCAAAAACAAGAAGGGCACACAGCTGTGGCTGGGGGTGGATGCCCTTGGCCTCAACATCTACGAACACGAAGACAA GTTAACACCAAAGATTGGCTTCCCGTGGAGTGAGATTCGAAACATCTCTTTCAATGACAAGAAGTTTGTCATCAAACCTATCGACAAGAAAGCACCT GACTTTGTGTTTTATGCCCCGCGGCTGCGCATCAACAAGCGTATCCTGGCGTTGTGTATGGGTAACCACGAGttgtacatgaggaggagaaagCCCGACACCATCGAGGTGCAGCAGATGAAGGCTCAGGCCCGCGAGGAGAAGCACCACAAACAGATGGAGAG GGCTCAGCTGGAGAATGAGAAGAAGAAGCGAGAGtatgcagagaaagagaaggaaaggatAGAGCGGGAGAAAGACGAGCTCATGCAGAGGCTGAGACAGATTGAAGATCAGACGATGAGAGCTCAGAAAG AGCTTGAAGAACAGACTCGCCGGGCCCTGGAGCTggagcaggagagaaagagagctagGGAGGAGGCCGAgaggctggagagagagaggcaaatgGCTGAGGAGGCCAAGGCAGAACTGGCCAAACAGGCCGCAGACCAGCAGAAGACCCAGGAACAACTG GCTGCTGAACTGGCTGAATTTACAGCCAAGATCGCTCTCCTGGAAGAAGCCAAGAGGAAGAAAGATGATGAGGCAACAGAATGGCAGCACAAG GCTCTGTCAGCCCAGGATGACCTCGAGAAGACCAAGGAGGAGCTGAAGTCTGCAATGACTGTGGTGCCAGCGCCTCTGAGCGGCCATGCTGAGAGTGAGCATGATGAGCAGGATGAAAACCACGCGGAAGCCAGCGCCGAGCTCTCCAATGAAGGCGTCAGCCAGTTAGACCTCCGCAGTGAAGAGGCGCGCGTCACTGAAGCCCAGAAGAACGAGCGGGTCAAGAAACAGCTGCAG ACATTAAGCTCAGAGTTGGCCGATGCCAGAGATGAAACCAAGAAGACACAGAATGATGTGCTACACGCGGAGAATGTGAAAGCAGGCCGAGACAAATACAAAACGCTGCGTCAGATTCGACAGGGCAACACAAAGCAGCGCATCGATGAGTTTGAGTCCATGTGA
- the LOC144512739 gene encoding radixin-like isoform X2, with amino-acid sequence MPKPINVRVTTMDAELEFAIQPNTTGKQLFDQVVKTVGLREVWFFGLQYVDSKGYSTWLKLNKKVTQQDVKKENPLQFKFRAKFFPEDVSEELIQEITQRLFFLQVKEAILNDENYCPPETAVLLASYSVQAKYGDYNKDVHKPGYLTHDRLLPQRVLEQHKLTKEQWEDRIQTWHEEHRGMLREDSMMEYLKIAQDLEMYGVNYFEIKNKKGTQLWLGVDALGLNIYEHEDKLTPKIGFPWSEIRNISFNDKKFVIKPIDKKAPDFVFYAPRLRINKRILALCMGNHELYMRRRKPDTIEVQQMKAQAREEKHHKQMERAQLENEKKKREYAEKEKERIEREKDELMQRLRQIEDQTMRAQKELEEQTRRALELEQERKRAREEAERLERERQMAEEAKAELAKQAADQQKTQEQLAAELAEFTAKIALLEEAKRKKDDEATEWQHKALSAQDDLEKTKEELKSAMTVVPAPLSGHAESEHDEQDENHAEASAELSNEGVSQLDLRSEEARVTEAQKNERVKKQLQFYCKEETPAKKWQIRTLSSELADARDETKKTQNDVLHAENVKAGRDKYKTLRQIRQGNTKQRIDEFESM; translated from the exons ATGCCGAAACCG ATCAATGTCCGTGTGACCACCATGGATGCGGAGCTGGAGTTTGCCATCCAACCTAATACCACAGGAAAACAGCTCTTTGACCAG gtGGTGAAGACAGTAGGACTGCGGGAGGTCTGGTTCTTTGGACTACAGTATGTGGACAGTAAAGGCTACAGCACTTGGCTCAAACTCAATAAGAAG GTGACCCAGCAGGATGTGAAGAAAGAGAACCCACTGCAGTTTAAGTTCAGAGCCAAGTTCTTCCCTGAGGATGTCTCAGAGGAACTAATCCAGGAGATCACTCAGAGACTGTTCTTCCTGCAG GTGAAAGAGGCCATCCTGAACGATGAGAACTACTGTCCCCCAGAGACGGCTGTGCTTCTGGCGTCATACTCTGTCCAGGCCAAGTATGGAGACTACAACAAAGATGTCCACAAGCCTGGGTATCTTACCCATGACAGGCTGCTTCCTCAGAG AGTCCTGGAGCAGCACAAGCTGACCAAGGAGCAGTGGGAGGACAGGATACAGACTTGGCACGAAGAACACCGAGGAATGCTCAG AGAGGACTCGATGATGGAATATCTTAAAATCGCCCAGGACTTGGAGATGTACGGAGTCAACTACTTTGAAATCAAAAACAAGAAGGGCACACAGCTGTGGCTGGGGGTGGATGCCCTTGGCCTCAACATCTACGAACACGAAGACAA GTTAACACCAAAGATTGGCTTCCCGTGGAGTGAGATTCGAAACATCTCTTTCAATGACAAGAAGTTTGTCATCAAACCTATCGACAAGAAAGCACCT GACTTTGTGTTTTATGCCCCGCGGCTGCGCATCAACAAGCGTATCCTGGCGTTGTGTATGGGTAACCACGAGttgtacatgaggaggagaaagCCCGACACCATCGAGGTGCAGCAGATGAAGGCTCAGGCCCGCGAGGAGAAGCACCACAAACAGATGGAGAG GGCTCAGCTGGAGAATGAGAAGAAGAAGCGAGAGtatgcagagaaagagaaggaaaggatAGAGCGGGAGAAAGACGAGCTCATGCAGAGGCTGAGACAGATTGAAGATCAGACGATGAGAGCTCAGAAAG AGCTTGAAGAACAGACTCGCCGGGCCCTGGAGCTggagcaggagagaaagagagctagGGAGGAGGCCGAgaggctggagagagagaggcaaatgGCTGAGGAGGCCAAGGCAGAACTGGCCAAACAGGCCGCAGACCAGCAGAAGACCCAGGAACAACTG GCTGCTGAACTGGCTGAATTTACAGCCAAGATCGCTCTCCTGGAAGAAGCCAAGAGGAAGAAAGATGATGAGGCAACAGAATGGCAGCACAAG GCTCTGTCAGCCCAGGATGACCTCGAGAAGACCAAGGAGGAGCTGAAGTCTGCAATGACTGTGGTGCCAGCGCCTCTGAGCGGCCATGCTGAGAGTGAGCATGATGAGCAGGATGAAAACCACGCGGAAGCCAGCGCCGAGCTCTCCAATGAAGGCGTCAGCCAGTTAGACCTCCGCAGTGAAGAGGCGCGCGTCACTGAAGCCCAGAAGAACGAGCGGGTCAAGAAACAGCTGCAG TTTTATTGCAAAGAAGAAACACCAGCCAAGAAATGGCAAATAAGG ACATTAAGCTCAGAGTTGGCCGATGCCAGAGATGAAACCAAGAAGACACAGAATGATGTGCTACACGCGGAGAATGTGAAAGCAGGCCGAGACAAATACAAAACGCTGCGTCAGATTCGACAGGGCAACACAAAGCAGCGCATCGATGAGTTTGAGTCCATGTGA